TGGGACATCTTTCCTTGGTGGATGCTTGCTTCACCTCAGTCACTATCCCCAAGATGTTGGCCAACCTATTGATGCCAGAAGCCACAACCATCTCTTATGCTGGTTGCTTGACTCAAATGTATTTCTTCTTTGCCTTTGGGGTCACTGACAGTTTCCTCCTGGCTTCCATGGCTTATGATCGCTATGTGGCTATCCGTAATCCTCTGCATTATACCACTATGATGAGCGAAAGAGTCAGAATCTTTGTAGCCGCTTCTTGGATTATCTCCCATCTTCACTCCTTGCTACACATTATTCTCATGTCTCGCCTTTCCTTCTGTCGTTCCCAGGAGATACCCCACTTTTTCTGTGACCACTAACCTGTGCTGGCCCTATCATGCACTGATACCAGCTTAATTGAAATGTTGATCTTcactgaagggtccttggtggtgTTGAGACCTTCTGTCTTCATTGTGATTTCTTACATCCTTATCTTGGTCACCGTCCTGAGACTGCCAGCGGGAACTGGGTGGCGCAAGGCATTCTCAACCTGTGGGGCTCACTTGTCTGTTGTCATTCTCTTTTATGGCACCGTAATTGGGGTCTATTTTCAGCCTACAGCAAAATACTCAGCTGAAAAGGGAAGGGTTACCACTATCATGTATACCGTGGTCATTCCTATGCTTAATCCCTTTATATACAGCCTGCAGAATGATGATGTCAAAGGAGCCTTTCGCAGAACTTTGTGCAGGAAAGTGGGAATGTAGTGAGCCCTTTTCCTGCAATTTATTGTGCTGAATATTAAACTATAAGAAATGTATCCGTGATCACCGCTGAGTTCTCAGGGAGTCTCAGAATAAATGCCACTTCCTCCCATGAGAACGGTAGTGACATGATTAGCAAGAGTGGACTGCCCTTAATGATTCATTTTTCACCAGGGACAGAAGACATAATCTGGTCGGTATGGCAAAGGCCGCCCTATTGCCATGGTATGGCCACTGTCCATTGCACAGTTCATTTTTCCACTTCCCTTGTGTAGTTGCATGGCTGTGGCCTCATGTAGAGTGGACGTAGAAGCTTTGAGAGACTGGTGAAATGGAAAGGCTGAATCACAATCGTATGCATGGTGTGGGACAACAACTAAATGAattggaagagaaggaaaggctgGAAGAGTGCAGTGCACTGATTTTCTGAGGTTCAGTCAGTGGAAAGAAGTGAGAGGACTATTCAAGTTTGTCCtaaaaacagtgg
This genomic window from Ahaetulla prasina isolate Xishuangbanna chromosome 2, ASM2864084v1, whole genome shotgun sequence contains:
- the LOC131190902 gene encoding LOW QUALITY PROTEIN: olfactory receptor 1K1-like (The sequence of the model RefSeq protein was modified relative to this genomic sequence to represent the inferred CDS: substituted 1 base at 1 genomic stop codon), whose amino-acid sequence is MDSRNHTLHLDFILLGLSSDQAKQKFLFVIFLVMYTVGILGNFLIILLIFWNSQLHAPMYFFLGHLSLVDACFTSVTIPKMLANLLMPEATTISYAGCLTQMYFFFAFGVTDSFLLASMAYDRYVAIRNPLHYTTMMSERVRIFVAASWIISHLHSLLHIILMSRLSFCRSQEIPHFFCDHXPVLALSCTDTSLIEMLIFTEGSLVVLRPSVFIVISYILILVTVLRLPAGTGWRKAFSTCGAHLSVVILFYGTVIGVYFQPTAKYSAEKGRVTTIMYTVVIPMLNPFIYSLQNDDVKGAFRRTLCRKVGM